A part of Pungitius pungitius chromosome 15, fPunPun2.1, whole genome shotgun sequence genomic DNA contains:
- the rasal2 gene encoding ras GTPase-activating protein nGAP isoform X2, whose protein sequence is METDSVASDVDSRGGGLSLLEPRLDRILVDTLSQQQGWLRVYDVKGPPAHRFSCGQSLCSGGGAWERKFCLLTDSQLILLNEEDEAPGETQVSPTDSSKGRSLRRTVSVPSEGQFPEFPAECAAAMLDVSSERSPRRRSISALGSSEKSNAVDSPNSSPFKVPGFFSKRLKGSIKRTKSQTKLDRNTSFRPADADRSRALPKLRESTSLESLLSPGSAVEALDLSMEEEVLVKPLHSSILGQEFCFEVTYSGGSKCFSCTSSSERDKWMENLRRTIQPNKDNCRRAENLLRLWIIEAKDLPPKKKYFCELCLDDVLYARTTSKTRHDSLFWGEHFDFSGLPATHSVTVHVYRHLDKKKKKDKNNYVGLVNIPVSGVTGRQFVEKWYPISTPTTGKAKGGGPSIRIKSRFQTISILPMEQYKEFAEFVTNNYSMLCSVLEPVISVRNKEEMACALVHILQSTGRAKDFLTDLVMSEVDRCADHDVLIFRENTLATKAIEEYLKLVGQKYLHDALGEFIKALYESDENCEVDPSRCSSSELSEHQSNLKMCCELAFCKIINSYCVFPRELKEVFASWKQQCIARGHQQDISKRLISASLFLRFLCPAIMSPSLFNLMQEYPDDRTSRTLTLIAKVIQNLANFTKFGNKEEYMAFMNDFLEHEWAGMMRFLSEISNPETLSNTPGFEGFIDLGRELSVLHALLWEVVSQLDKGENSFLQATVAKLGPLPRILGDISRCLLSPTPVQQQLRRFQEHNMSGSLSSGLQRIFEDPTDSHSDARSLMGGSARGQRPLLAQQHSSARSSLSDQDEPLLPNGRSVSLVDLQEAQGLHHEAPPRLSRTGSQASVGHAPPPPNYPHSNSLTTQPAPPRGAGREGQPQSAPQARRPLPPSLGQQRGLQPLSFQNPVYHLSNPAHSLSTRSAHSLRRDSSSDNLSTESSHNSHSNSDDFGSQGGVKGRAPSTSSLEESGGRRSAHSEERSTPRRHAPPDLPPGAATAVAVPRQSTTAGTAHIVKVEQQSRGGGGARTPCSVPAGASVRGAEPAPPPHQHATSPPENTAPPPRSAAKQPQPAASPVEAVAMSPVERTAAWVLNNGQYEEEGGEEQQEEQQRSRQEGTNTEKYQLEISRLKERLRVSALRLEEYELRLLAQEQQMQKLLLEYKVRLEEGEERLRRQQEEKDSQMKSIICRLMAVEEELKRDHAEMQAVIEAKQKIIDAQVSNGCEINQSGEADRLAGRGQPAADDGADAGEGALQQPHPPQRPPTPHQAVNH, encoded by the exons aCGTGTCTTCGGAGCGGTctcccaggaggaggagcatctcGGCTCTGGGGAGCTCGGAGAAGAGCAACGCCGTGGACAGCCCAAACTCGTCCCCCTTCAAGGTCCCG GGCTTCTTCAGTAAGCGTCTCAAAGGGTCCATCAAGAGGACCAAGAGTCAGACCAAGCTGGACAGGAACACCAGCTTCAGGCCCGCTGACGCCGACAG gtcgaGGGCCCTCCCCAAGCTGAGGGAGTCGACGTCCCTCGAGTCCCTGCTGAGCCCCGGCAGCGCGGTGGAGGCTCTGGACCTcagcatggaggaggaggtgctggtcAAGCCGCTGCACAGCAGCATCCTGGGACAGGAGTTCTGCTtcgag GTGACGTACTCTGGAGGCAGCAAGTGCTtcagctgcacctcctcctcggaGAGGGACAAGTGGATGGAGAACCTGAGGAGGACCATCCAGCCCAACAAG GACAACTGCCGGCGGGCGGAGAACCTGCTCCGCCTGTGGATCATCGAGGCCAAAGACCTGCCGCCCAAGAAGAAGTACTTCTGCGAGCTGTGCCTGGACGACGTGTTGTACGCGCGGACCACCAGCAAGACGCGCCACGACAGCCTGTTCTGGGGCGAGCACTTTGACTTCAGCGGCCTGCCGGCCACGCACAGCGTCACCGTGCACGTCTACCGCCAcctggacaagaagaagaagaaggacaagaaCAACTACGTGGGCCTGGTGAACATCCCGGTGTCCGGCGTGACGGGCCGGCAGTTCGTGGAGAAGTGGTACCCCATCAGCACGCCCACCACCGGCAAGGCCAAAGGGGGCGGGCCCTCGATCCGCATCAAGTCCCGCTTCCAGACCATCTCCATCCTGCCCATGGAGCAGTACAAGGAGTTCGCCGAGTTCGTTACCAACAACTACAGCATGCTGTGCTCGGTGCTGGAGCCCGTCATCAGCGTCAGGAACAAGGAGGAGATGGCCTGCGCCCTGGTCCACATCCTGCAGAGCACCGGCAGGGCAAAG GACTTCCTAACAGACCTGGTGATGTCAGAAGTGGACCGCTGTGCCGACCACGACGTCCTGATCTTCAGGGAGAACACGCTGGCCACCAAAGCCATCGAGGAGTACCTGAAGCTGGTGGGACAGAAATACCTGCACGACGCGCTGG gtGAGTTCATCAAAGCTCTCTACGAGTCGGATGAGAACTGCGAGGTGGATCCAAGTCGATGCTCCAGCAGCGAACTGAGCGAACACCAGAGCAACCTGAAGATGTGCTGCGAGCTGGCTTTCTGCAAGATCATCAACTCCTACTG TGTGTTTCCTCGAGAGCTGAAGGAAGTGTTCGCCTCGTGGAAGCAGCAGTGCATCGCTCGCGGCCACCAGCAGGACATCAGCAAGCGTCTGATCAGCGCCTCGCTCTTCCTGCGCTTCCTGTGCCCCGCCATCATGTCGCCCTCCCTCTTCAACCTGATGCAGGAATACCCGGACGACCGGACGTCCCGGACGCTCACGCTCATCGCCAAGGTCATCCAGAACCTCGCCAACTTTACTAA GTTTGGCAACAAAGAAGAGTACATGGCCTTCATGAACGACTTCTTGGAGCATGAGTGGGCGGGGATGATGCGCTTCCTGTCGGAGATTTCCAACCCGGAGACGCTGTCCAACACGCCGGGCTTCGAGGGCTTCATCGACCTCGGCCGCGAGCTGTCCGTCCTGCACGCTCTGCTGTGGGAGGTTGTCTCTCAGCTGGACAAG GGTGAAAATTCCTTCCTGCAGGCCACCGTAGCGAAGCTGGGTCCGCTGCCGAGGATTCTGGGAGATATCTCCCGCTGCTTGTTGTCGCCAACGccggtccagcagcagctgagacGCTTCCAGGAACACAACATGAGCGGCAGCCTGTCGTCGGGGTTACAGCGGATCTTTGAAGACCCGACTGACAG ccaCAGCGACGCTCGCAGCCTGATGGGGGGTTCCGCCCGAGgtcagcgccccctgctggctcaGCAGCATTCCTCCGCCCGCAGCAGCCTGTCGGACCAGGACGAGCCGCTGCTGCCCAACGGCCGCAGCGTGTCTCTGGTGGACCTGCAGGAGGCGCAGGGCCTTCACCACGAGGCCCCGCCCCGCCTCAGCAGGACGGGCTCCCAGGCCTCGGTCGGACACGCCCCGCCCCCGCCCAACTACCCCCACTCCAACTCCCTGACCACGCAGCCGGCGCCGCCCCGAGGCGCCGGCAGGGAGGGCCAGCCGCAGAGCGCGCCGCAGGCCCGGCGCCCGCTGCCCCCGTCGCTCGGCCAGCAGCGCGGCCTGCAGCCGCTGTCCTTCCAGAACCCCGTGTACCACCTGAGTAACCCCGCCCACAGCCTGTCCACGCGCTCCGCCCACTCGCTGCGCCGCGACTCCAGCTCCGACAACCTGAGCACCGAGAGCTCGCACAACAGCCACAGCAACTCCGACGACTTCGGCAGccaggggggggtcaaaggtcgcgcGCCATCCACCAGCAGCCTGGAGGAGTCGGGCGGCAGGCGCAGCGCGCACAGCGAGGAGCGCTCCACGCCGCGGCGCCACGCCCCGCCCGACCTCCCGCCCGGCGCCGCCACGGCGGTTGCCGTCCCCCGGCAAAGCACGACGGCGGGTACCGCCCACATCGTCAaggtggagcagcagagcagaggagggggcggggccaggaCGCCGTGCTCCGTCCCTGCCGGCGCCTCGGTGCGCGGCGCGGAGCCTGCgccgcccccccaccagcaCGCCACCAGCCCCCCAGAGAACACGGCCCCGCCCCCTCGCAGTGCCGCCAAGCAGCCACAGCcg gcGGCGTCTCCGGTGGAGGCGGTGGCGATGTCCCCGGTGGAGAGGACGGCAGCCTGGGTGCTCAACAACGGCCAgtacgaggaggaggggggggaggagcagcaggaggagcagcagaggagcaggCAGGAAGGAACCAACACTGAGAAG TACCAGCTGGAGATCTCCAGGCTGAAGGAGCGCCTGCGGGTCTCCGCCCTCCGTCTGGAGGAGTACGAGCTGCGCCTCCTCGCCCAGGAGCAGCAGAtgcagaagctgctgctggagtacAAAGTGCGTctggaggagggcgaggagcgactgaggaggcagcaggaggagaaggacagcCAGATGAAGAGCATCATCTGCAG gctgatggcggtggaggaggagcttaaACGGGACCACGCAGAGATGCAGGCGGTGATTGAAGCCAAACAAAAGATTATTGACGCTCAG GTCAGTAACGGATGTGAAATAAACCAATCAG GAGAAGCGGATCGACTCGCTGGACGCGGCCAACCTGCGGCTGATGACGGCGCTGACGCAGGTGAAGGAGCGCTACAGCAACCCCACCCTCCACAACGGCCGCCCACCCCCCAccaagctgtcaatcactga